In Serinicoccus marinus DSM 15273, the genomic stretch CTCGCTGCCGTCCGACCCTTGGGCCACGATGTCGATCCGGCGACCACCCGTCGTCGTCACCTCCGATCGCCCGGCGGCGACGAGCTCGAGGTCCAGCGCCTCACCGAGCTGGTCGAGCCGATCCACGAGGAGAGGCGTGAAGTCGGACGCCTCGCCCGCCCACGCCTGGGTCAGACGGCCGAAGGATAGCCTGCCCATGTACGCCATGGTCTCTGTCTAGCAGCACGGACCCCGCTGTCGCAGTGACGCCCGGTACGGACACTCACCGAGGGGGTGTCGTGGGCGGGGACTACGATCACGGCATGGCAGAGGCAGGGGAGACGGTCGCGGTCTACGAGGCCGAGGACGGTGTGCTCGTCTTCGGTAGCGAGGCGGCGCTGGAAGTATTCGACGACGATGCGGGCCTGGCGTCTAGGCCGCTGTCGGCCAAACACCTGGCGAGGGTGATCGGCTACGCGGGAACAGCTGGCGGGCAACTCGTCGCAGAGAGCGGACGGTGGGTCAAGCTCACGAGTGAGTCGGCCGCAACTGCCAAGGCTGCAGTTGGTGGCGTCGACAAGCTGACGTCTGGCGTGATCCGGGGCAAGGGTGGCGAGATCGCCAAGCACGTCCGGTTCGAGAACGTCTCCAAGGTCGGGGCTCTCACGCCTGCAGCACCCGCGGTCCTTGGCGCCATGGCGACCCAGTACGCCATCGAGTCGGCGCTGGACGACATCACCGCCTACCTCGAGGAGATCGACCGCAAGCTGGACCAGCTGCTCAAGCAGCGCAAGACCGAGACCCTCGGCCAGATCGGTGGTGTCTCGCTCGCGATCGACGAGGCGGCCTCCATCTACGCTTCGACCGGGACCGTCTCGGGCACCACGTGGTCCAAGGTGCAGGGCACGTCCCTTGCCCTGCAGACCATTCAGGCCGAGTCGATAGAACAGCTACACGCCCTCAGCGAGGACGTTAAGGCCGCGGCCGGAGACGCGGACAAGGCCGCGAAGGTGCTCACCCAGGCCAGGGACGACGTCCAGTTTTGGCTGAGTGTGCTGGCCCGGACGATCGCCCTGCAGGACAGGCAGTACGTCCTCGAGCTGGCCCGGGTCGCTGACGAGGACGAGCAGCAGCTGGACGCCCACCGTGAAGGAATCACGGTGGCCAGGTCAGATCGGGTCCGTCGCATCGTGGCCGGCCTGGAAGCCATCGTGGACTCGGTCACCGCGTCGTCCACGCTGTCCAACGCCGCGAAGGTCGCCAACCCGATCTCCGCGCCGAAGGTCGCTCGACAGGCCAACTCCATCGCCGACAGCATCTCCGCCTTCGCGCAGCACGCCGGCCTGGAGCTCGGCGGCTCGGGGTCGGTCGACCTGACCCCGTGGGCCAGGGCGGCCCGCGGTCTTCTGGTCGAAGCCTCCACGGTCGTGACCACCGCCGGCACAGGTGTGGCGGGCCGTGCCCGGTTGTTCGGTCGGGCGGTCGAGGAGCGTCGAGACGAGCGGGTCCTGCGAAGGGCGAAGCGGATCGAGGAGAAGCGCTCGGGCGATGCGTAGCAGCACGTGATGCCCTCCTGGGTGCATCGGATCTCGCTTAACTGAGAGACATCTTCCATCTATGCGAAGTTCCGGAACACCCGGCGAGCCGACCGCTGGCTGGGTTCCTCGACCTGAGCTTCGGTCGCGGCAGACCGGGCCCCACTGGGGCGAAATGTGCGTCCGCCCCGAGGAGAATGGCTGAACCCAGGACAGGTCCGGGTGACACGACGACGGAGGCGCGATGCGGCATACCCCGCACTATCTGATGACCGACCCCGACGAGGTCCGCCGACTGATCCGGAACCATCCGTGGGCCACGATCGTGTCGCCCAGCAGCACCGGGCTGGTCGCGTCGCACTACCCGGTCATCCTCGACGAGAGCGCCGACGGCCCGGACATCACCATCCTCAGCCACGTCGGTCGTCCCGACGACCGGCTGCACGAGCTGGGGCGGCACGAGATCCTGGTCATCGTCCAGGGGCCGCACGACTACATCTCGCCCAGCTGGTACGCCCCCGGCGAGCTCGTGCCGACGTGGAACCACGTGACGGCACATCTCTACGGGACGCCCGAGATCCTCGACGAGGAGGAGAACTACGCGGCGCTCTCTCTCCTGACCGACCACTTCGAGCGGGACCGGCCCGGCGCTCGCTCGCTCGCCGAGGACGAGGCGGCCACCCGCCGGGAGGCCAGGGGCGCGGTGAGCTTCCGGATGCGGGTCGACCGGTTCGACGCCCACGCCAAGCTCAGCCAGAACAAGGCGCCGGAGGTCGTCGACAACGTGATCGACCATGTGGGGGAGCACAACCCCGGGCTCGCGGACGAGATGAAGCGGGTCCGGGAGAGACGCCCGGCCGGCTGAACGGTCGGTGCTCAGGCAGCCCAGGGGTCGACGAGCTGGATGCCGGTCAGCTCGAAGTCCTTGGTGTTGCGCGTCGCGCAGGTCGCGGCGTGCGCTCGGCAGATCGCCGCGATCTGTGCGTCAGCCGTGCTGATGGGCAGGCCCGCCTGCTCACGAGCGACGAGGACGGCGGCGTAGTGATCTGCCGCCGTGTCGTCGAACGCCAGGACGGCGCTGGTCCCACGGTAGGGCCGGAGCGCAGTCTCGAGCTGGTTGCTCAGCACCATCTTGCGCCGCCCGTCCGGCAGGCGGCGTACGCCTGCGAGCAGCTCTGCCAGGGTGATCGACGTGATGGCGACGTCGCCGGTGATCGTCTGCAACCATGCCAGCACGTTCGCGTCAGGCTGCGGTCGGAGCGCCTCGGAGAGGACGTTGGTGTCGAGGACGATCAACCGAGATCTGCCGCCCGTGCGATGTCGGTGCGCCCTGGGACGGGGAGGTCCTCGATGCCGCCGACCTCCTGCGCTGCCCGGAAGAGCGCAAGACCGACGTTGGGGTGTTGCGTGCCCTTCGTGAGGATGTGACGGGCTTCGGCCTCCATGGACCGGCCGTGCTCCCTCGCCTGGGCCGCCAGCCGCTCCTTCACGGACTGGTCGAGGCCCCGGATGACGATCGATGCCACGGTGCTCCTCTCGCAGAGATATCATCAACGATATCACTGGGTCGGGTCGGACGGCAGCACTCCACGGGCACCTGTAGGCTCGCGACCACCGTGACCGCACTCGACGAGGAGTCCGCCATGCCGATCGACAACCCCTTCTACACGCCCGAGGTGCAGGGCGCATACGACCTGCACTCACTCGGCTCCTTCGAGCTCGAGGAGGGAGGTGTCATCCCGGACCTGCAGCTCGCGGTCGCCACCTTCGGCGAGCTCAACGAGGCCAAGGACAACGCGATCCTCATCCCGACCTGGTTCTCCGGCACCCACCAGACCTGGGAGCTGGCCTACATCGGCGAGGGCCGCGCGCTGGACCCGTCGAGGTATTTCATCGTCGTCGTCAACCAGATCGGCAATGGCCTCTCGACCTCCCCGCACACCGCCGA encodes the following:
- a CDS encoding type II toxin-antitoxin system VapC family toxin, with product MIVLDTNVLSEALRPQPDANVLAWLQTITGDVAITSITLAELLAGVRRLPDGRRKMVLSNQLETALRPYRGTSAVLAFDDTAADHYAAVLVAREQAGLPISTADAQIAAICRAHAATCATRNTKDFELTGIQLVDPWAA
- a CDS encoding FitA-like ribbon-helix-helix domain-containing protein gives rise to the protein MASIVIRGLDQSVKERLAAQAREHGRSMEAEARHILTKGTQHPNVGLALFRAAQEVGGIEDLPVPGRTDIARAADLG
- a CDS encoding FMN-binding negative transcriptional regulator, with product MRHTPHYLMTDPDEVRRLIRNHPWATIVSPSSTGLVASHYPVILDESADGPDITILSHVGRPDDRLHELGRHEILVIVQGPHDYISPSWYAPGELVPTWNHVTAHLYGTPEILDEEENYAALSLLTDHFERDRPGARSLAEDEAATRREARGAVSFRMRVDRFDAHAKLSQNKAPEVVDNVIDHVGEHNPGLADEMKRVRERRPAG